In Longimicrobium sp., the genomic window GATGCTGGTGAGCCACGTGAGCTGGGTGACGGGCCAGGTGCTGCCCGTGCGCGACGTGGTGCGGATGGCGCGCGACCGCGGCATTCCCGTGATCGTCGACGGCGCGCACGGCTTCGCGCACTTTCCGTTCACCCAGCACGACCTGGAGTGCGACTACTACGCGGCCAGCCTGCACAAGTGGCTCTTCGCCCCGCACGGCACGGGAATGCTGTACGTGCGCCGCGACAGGATCCCGGAGCTGTGGCCCCTGCAGGCCTCGGACGAGGCGCGCCGGGCAGACATCCGGAAGTTCGAGGACATCGGCACGCACCCGGCCGCCAACGCGCTCGCCATCGCCGAGGCGATGACGTTCACCCACGCCATCGGCATCGCCAACAAGGCGGCGCGGCTCGTGTACCTGCGCGACCGCTGGGCGAACGCGCTGCGCCGGCATCCGCGCGTGCGGCTGCACACCAGCCTGCGCCCGGGCCAGGCGTACGCCGTCGCGATGATGCAGGTGGAGGGGATGGAGGCGGGGAAATTGTACGACGAGCTGTGGACCAAGCACCGCATCATCACCAGCCCGACGAAGTGGGGCGGCGTGGAGGGCATCCGCGTAACGCCCAGCGTCTACACCACGCTGGACGAGATCGACCAGTTCGTCGAGGTGATGTCCGCGATCCTGCGCAGGCCCGCGGCAGGCTGAAGGATCTGCCTCCGCTGGTGCCTGGCGTTGGATTGCGGGGCGGGGTTGTCCCATTCGAGGGGGAACGCACGTCCCACTTTGCTCCGGCCGGCGGCGGGCTGAACTCGTAACCCGTTGTGCTGCAGCGACCCACACCAAGCCTCACCCGGTTTGCTTCTTGCCCCCGGACGGGTTCGTCACTCACCGTCGGCGCCCGGCGTGCAGCCGGAGTCCCGCCGATTGGCCTGCCCGCCTTGCCCATCACACGGCCGCCATTCCCGCGCCGCGTAGCCAGCCTCACGCTCCCACTCCCGCCACAGGAATCGCCATGAGCACGCTTGCGCCCCCCGATCTGCCGCAGGCCGCCGCCGCCGACGGGAACACCGGCACGACCACTCGAAAGGCGACGGCGTCGTCTCCAGCGGCCGCCCTGACCGCCTACCTCCAGCAAGTGCGCCGTCGCGTGGGCGAAATCTGGACGGCGCCGAGCCAGATGCCCCCTGCGCTCGTCCAGATCCCCGACTTCGACCAGCTCGTCGCCGCCGCCGGCAAGCTCGCCTCCGCGTCCCCCGATACGGCCGCCTACATCGCGTCCGTGGTGACGAAGCTGCTCGGCCGGGCGACCTCCGTGGACTGCGAGAACCCGCCCCCGACCACGCCGGTGTTTCCTGCGGACCACCGGCTTCATCTCTCGATGGGCGCGGAGTGGTACTGGATCGGCGCACATCTGGACGTGGTGAACGCCGCCGATCCCACCGACAGCGGCCGCATTGCCGTTCTCTACTCGATCCAGCGGCGGCGGGCGGTCGGGGTAACGGTCCAGGCGCTGGCCGGGTGGGACGACACGGACGCGCAGATCGCGTCGTCGCTCGGCACGGTGACGGTCGACACCACCCGGCAGAAGTCGTACGTGCGGCGGCTGCCCAACGTGCAGTGGACCGCGGCTGGCGGGTCCGCGGCGTTCAGCGTGTCGGACGAGCCGCTGCTCTTCCAGTGCGGCTCGGACTTCATCAGCGGCTCGGTCGACGTGCTGCCGCTCCAGGTGCTCATGGACGACGGCGAGACGACGCTCGACCTGACGCTGGCCAACTCCCGCATGGCGCCCGCCGACGCGTTCTTCCTGCAGGGGGGCGTGCCGGTGCCTGGCGCCACGCCGCTGCCGACGCCGGGAATCTACTACAGCTGGCCGCAGCTCGACGTCGCGGGGACCATCCGGGTCGGGGGCCAAACCTACACGGTGAACGGCGGAACGGCCTGGATGGATCACCAGCTGATGGCCACGAGCCTGGAGAATTCCGGCGACGCGGCGACCCCGGTGCCGTTCGTCGACGACCCGAAGCCGGTCAACGGGTGGTCGTGGCAGTACTTCAACCTGAAGAACGGCGACGCCTTCACGCTCGCCTCGTTCCAGCAAGGCGAACTGAACCTCACGCCGCCGGTGGGCTACGGCTATTACCTCACCCTCGACGCGACGGGAAAGAAATGGATCCCGTCGTACCTGGTTGGAGTGATGGCGCTCGAGAATTTCAAGACCTTCGACGTGAATGCCGGCGGCGGCCCGCCGGCGCAGGGAGCGGGCACGGTGTCGATCCCGACCTCATGGAGCTACCTGCTGGGCACCGTGGGTGACGCGCCGGAAAAGGTGGGGCTGATCGCGCAAACACGGAACTGGAGCGAGGGCTGCACCTTCAACGATGCAGACGGGGGGGTCGCCAGCGAACTGCCCGTGGACCTCGTCGACCTGTCGGTGGGCGGGGCGGGCGGCGGCGGCTTCGAATCTGGTACGGGATTCGGCGAAACGGTCGGCTTCGAGCCGGTCGCGCAGTACCAGGCGCGCGCGCTGGCGCATCTGGCGTCCGTGTGATCCCGGGCGGGCGGCCCAAAGAAAGCACCCTCTTCCGCGGGGTCGTGGAAGAGGGTGTTCGGGACCGCGGAGATCCGCACAGGCGCTATGGATACAGGTTCTGCACGTGCCACAGGTTCGGGTCCGCCGGGTCCAGGTCGAAGCGCTCGCGCTCGTGAAGGCGGTT contains:
- a CDS encoding aminotransferase class V-fold PLP-dependent enzyme, producing the protein MLVSHVSWVTGQVLPVRDVVRMARDRGIPVIVDGAHGFAHFPFTQHDLECDYYAASLHKWLFAPHGTGMLYVRRDRIPELWPLQASDEARRADIRKFEDIGTHPAANALAIAEAMTFTHAIGIANKAARLVYLRDRWANALRRHPRVRLHTSLRPGQAYAVAMMQVEGMEAGKLYDELWTKHRIITSPTKWGGVEGIRVTPSVYTTLDEIDQFVEVMSAILRRPAAG
- a CDS encoding lipocalin-like domain-containing protein gives rise to the protein MSTLAPPDLPQAAAADGNTGTTTRKATASSPAAALTAYLQQVRRRVGEIWTAPSQMPPALVQIPDFDQLVAAAGKLASASPDTAAYIASVVTKLLGRATSVDCENPPPTTPVFPADHRLHLSMGAEWYWIGAHLDVVNAADPTDSGRIAVLYSIQRRRAVGVTVQALAGWDDTDAQIASSLGTVTVDTTRQKSYVRRLPNVQWTAAGGSAAFSVSDEPLLFQCGSDFISGSVDVLPLQVLMDDGETTLDLTLANSRMAPADAFFLQGGVPVPGATPLPTPGIYYSWPQLDVAGTIRVGGQTYTVNGGTAWMDHQLMATSLENSGDAATPVPFVDDPKPVNGWSWQYFNLKNGDAFTLASFQQGELNLTPPVGYGYYLTLDATGKKWIPSYLVGVMALENFKTFDVNAGGGPPAQGAGTVSIPTSWSYLLGTVGDAPEKVGLIAQTRNWSEGCTFNDADGGVASELPVDLVDLSVGGAGGGGFESGTGFGETVGFEPVAQYQARALAHLASV